One stretch of Schlesneria sp. DSM 10557 DNA includes these proteins:
- a CDS encoding YaiI/YqxD family protein: MRIWVDGDACPAVIKEIVFRAANRIRIPLTVVANQPMRLPRSEFISQLTVPAGLNVADQQIVELLNPGDLVITADIPLAAYVVEKGGTALDPRGHLYTEENIGERLAMRNLLDGLRGEGVVGGGPAPFGGNDRQAFANQLDRILAKRRPV; the protein is encoded by the coding sequence ATGCGAATCTGGGTGGATGGCGATGCCTGCCCTGCAGTCATCAAAGAAATTGTGTTCCGTGCGGCGAATCGGATCCGGATTCCGCTGACGGTGGTGGCGAATCAACCAATGAGGCTTCCACGTTCGGAGTTCATCAGTCAATTGACGGTTCCCGCCGGACTGAATGTTGCGGATCAGCAGATTGTTGAACTACTGAATCCGGGTGATCTGGTGATCACGGCGGACATCCCGCTCGCGGCGTACGTCGTCGAGAAAGGGGGAACCGCCCTGGACCCGCGCGGCCATCTCTATACGGAAGAGAATATTGGCGAGCGACTGGCGATGCGAAACCTGCTGGATGGCCTGCGAGGCGAAGGAGTTGTCGGAGGTGGTCCCGCCCCGTTCGGGGGAAATGATCGGCAGGCATTTGCCAATCAGCTCGACCGCATCCTCGCTAAGCGACGACCTGTGTAA
- a CDS encoding SDR family NAD(P)-dependent oxidoreductase, producing MSSFEQTQFDLTGRTALVTGAGGGIGQAAAIALAQAGAMVGIHYNTDAKGAHETLAEIEKAGGRGVLLQGDLTLEVDANRVVDHFVSQTGRLDILFNNAGNPLSRSSIEQCPTDLWMQAFQVNVHSAFLITRRAIPHLRKSAGHASIINNLSLSVQTGGSGGAGPYAAAKGALQVFTRTLSRELAPDVRANCIMPGVVETRHHEIFTTPEKMEDYRRQTPLGRNSQSSEIAQAVLFLASDASSFMTGGVIDLNGGRFLR from the coding sequence TTGTCCTCATTTGAACAGACGCAATTTGACCTGACTGGCCGAACTGCCTTGGTGACGGGAGCAGGGGGTGGCATCGGCCAGGCTGCCGCCATCGCACTGGCACAAGCGGGGGCGATGGTGGGGATTCATTACAACACCGATGCGAAAGGGGCCCATGAAACACTGGCCGAGATTGAAAAGGCCGGTGGTCGCGGTGTGTTGCTGCAGGGAGACCTGACGTTGGAAGTCGACGCCAACCGCGTCGTGGATCACTTCGTATCGCAAACCGGTCGGCTGGACATTCTGTTCAACAATGCCGGTAATCCCCTCTCACGATCTTCCATCGAGCAATGTCCGACCGATCTCTGGATGCAGGCTTTTCAGGTCAATGTCCACTCCGCGTTCCTGATCACACGCCGTGCAATACCGCACCTGAGAAAGAGTGCGGGACACGCAAGTATTATTAACAACCTTTCCCTGTCTGTGCAGACGGGGGGATCAGGGGGTGCAGGTCCATACGCCGCGGCAAAAGGTGCGTTACAGGTCTTTACGCGAACGTTGTCGAGAGAGCTGGCTCCGGATGTCCGGGCGAATTGCATCATGCCGGGTGTTGTCGAAACGCGTCATCATGAAATCTTCACGACGCCAGAGAAGATGGAAGATTATCGTCGGCAGACACCGCTGGGACGGAACTCTCAGTCGAGTGAAATTGCCCAGGCGGTTCTGTTCCTGGCGTCGGATGCGTCGAGCTTCATGACAGGTGGCGTGATCGACCTCAATGGGGGACGATTCTTGCGCTGA
- a CDS encoding triphosphoribosyl-dephospho-CoA synthase gives MTLAEQIEIACLMEATARKPGNVHPAAAFSDLTYNDFVQAAKAVAAPLAALAPSSAGGTDIGPGRNLRTSSPGPPRLGAAIFNAVRATRDATGTNVNLGIILLLAPLVAVPHNVPLEEGIGAVLDNTTTGDAGEVYAAIRLALPGGMGEASSQDIREQPTVTLREAMQLAVDRDRIAEQYCTNYRLVFAARRKLADLFLTTTDWEQAVVLLHVWMMAEWPDTLIARKCGWDIARESATRAAAVLTTAVGSALPDRSRLAELDCWLRSDGHRRNPGTTADLVAAALFAALRDGLIPSPTRSAITDRANLILTATAETTI, from the coding sequence GTGACGCTAGCGGAACAGATTGAGATCGCCTGCCTGATGGAAGCCACCGCCCGGAAGCCGGGCAACGTCCATCCCGCGGCGGCATTCAGCGACCTGACCTACAACGATTTTGTTCAAGCGGCAAAAGCAGTGGCAGCACCGCTCGCCGCCTTGGCCCCCTCTTCTGCAGGCGGTACTGACATCGGTCCGGGCCGGAACCTTCGTACTTCATCCCCCGGTCCTCCTCGTTTGGGAGCAGCAATTTTCAACGCCGTCAGAGCCACGCGCGATGCCACGGGCACGAACGTCAACCTGGGAATCATCCTGCTGCTGGCTCCGCTCGTCGCCGTTCCCCATAACGTTCCACTGGAAGAGGGAATTGGCGCCGTCCTGGACAATACGACCACGGGCGATGCCGGGGAGGTCTACGCGGCGATCCGACTGGCTCTGCCGGGGGGAATGGGCGAAGCCTCGTCCCAGGACATTCGCGAGCAACCCACGGTCACGTTGCGGGAGGCAATGCAACTGGCCGTCGATCGGGACCGCATCGCAGAGCAGTACTGCACCAACTACCGGCTGGTGTTTGCAGCACGCCGAAAGCTGGCGGATCTGTTCTTAACCACGACCGACTGGGAACAGGCCGTTGTCCTGCTGCATGTCTGGATGATGGCCGAATGGCCCGACACGCTGATTGCCCGCAAATGTGGCTGGGACATCGCCCGGGAATCCGCCACGCGAGCCGCTGCCGTTCTGACCACTGCGGTCGGTTCGGCGCTTCCCGACCGGTCGCGGCTGGCAGAACTCGATTGCTGGCTGCGTTCAGATGGGCATCGCCGAAATCCGGGAACGACGGCCGATCTGGTGGCTGCGGCCTTGTTTGCCGCCTTGCGAGATGGTCTGATCCCCTCTCCGACCCGGTCCGCGATCACTGACCGGGCAAACCTGATTCTGACTGCTACTGCCGAGACGACGATATGA
- a CDS encoding 6-pyruvoyl tetrahydropterin synthase family protein: MTTERYHVRVTKDHLVFSAAHFITFNGNICERLHGHNWRVAVEVAGPLDENHYVFDFIALRDATQKLVNELDHHVLLPTQHEAIHVTTTDREVTATFAERRWVFPLEDCVLLPVANTTAELIGHWLALRLKEVFLNHPGGKNLETLRVEVEENFGQWAVCQMDLTSH, translated from the coding sequence ATGACAACCGAGCGATATCACGTGCGTGTGACGAAAGACCACCTCGTCTTCAGTGCCGCGCACTTCATCACGTTCAACGGAAACATCTGCGAACGTCTGCATGGACACAACTGGCGAGTCGCCGTCGAAGTTGCCGGGCCACTGGACGAGAACCACTATGTGTTCGACTTTATCGCGCTGAGAGACGCCACACAGAAGCTGGTCAATGAGCTTGACCATCATGTTCTTTTACCGACGCAGCACGAGGCGATCCACGTCACGACCACCGATCGCGAGGTAACCGCGACCTTTGCGGAGCGCCGCTGGGTCTTCCCGCTGGAAGATTGTGTCCTGTTACCCGTCGCCAACACGACGGCCGAACTGATTGGGCACTGGCTGGCACTTCGGTTGAAGGAAGTCTTCCTGAATCACCCGGGAGGCAAGAATCTCGAAACTCTGAGAGTTGAGGTCGAAGAGAACTTCGGACAATGGGCCGTCTGCCAGATGGACCTCACCTCGCACTAG